One region of Tachysurus fulvidraco isolate hzauxx_2018 chromosome 9, HZAU_PFXX_2.0, whole genome shotgun sequence genomic DNA includes:
- the LOC113648447 gene encoding tripartite motif-containing protein 16-like, whose product MAEASISVDHDQFNCPVCLDLLKDPVALSCGHSFCTVCINGCWDQEDQKDVYSCPQCRDTFTPRPVLRRNNMLAEVVEKLKKTEVQAASPAHCYAGPGDVECDFCTGRKHKAIKFCLVCVASFCETHLKPHLEIPALKKHTLIEASGNLQEKICSEHNEVLKIFCRNDQRCICSLCMLDKHKGHDAVSVTAGRAEKQSELKEEQMKFQQRLQEKQKKVQELKQAVNTIKLNAQTAVEDNEIIFTEMISSMEKKRSEVTEMIRAQEKAELSRTERLLEQLEQEIDDLQRRFIEIEKISHTHDHIHFLQTLASGPQSHLLHRPNFNTSGIRVSQNLSFDRVKNSLSDLKKRLEEFCEEEFNRIRPHVAAVNIISPSELQSRKEFLKYFCHLTLDPNTANHNLVLTDKNRAVRYSEKTLPYCDHPLKFDSCLQVLCKESLSGRCYWEVEWSGDGGVSISVSYKDIRRKGDSNECTFGLNNKSWSLWCSSSLSFYHNDIKTEFGVPSPSRIGVYVDHNAGTLSFYVVSDTMKLLHRVHTTFTQPLYAGFGVHRVIVKLSDSK is encoded by the exons ATGGCTGAGGCgagtatttcagtagatcatGATCAGTTCAactgtccagtgtgtctggatctcctgaaggaTCCGGTGGCTCTCtcctgtggtcacagtttctgtactGTGTGCATTAATGGctgctgggatcaggaggatcagaaggacgtctacagctgtcctcagtgcagagacactttcactccaaggcctgttctacgcagaaacaacatgctggctgaagtggtggagaaactgaagaagactgaagttcaagctgcttctcctgctcactgttacgctggacctggagatgtggagtgtgatttctgcacCGGGAGAAAGCACAAAGCCATCAAAttctgtctggtgtgtgtggctTCATTTTGTGAAACTCATCTCAAACCTCATCTTGAAATTCCTGctttgaaaaaacacacattaattgaAGCCTCTGGAAATCtacaagagaagatctgctctgaacacaATGAAGTTCTGAAGATCTTCTGTCGTAATGATCAGAGATGTATTTGCTCTTTGTGCATGTTGGATAAACATAAAGGCCACGACGCTGTATCAGTTACAGCAGGAAGAGCTGAGAAACAG AGTGAGTTAAAGGAGGAGCAGATGAAATTCCAGCAGAGactccaggagaagcagaagaaggtgcaggagctgaaacaggctgtgaacactataaag ctcaatgcacagacagcagtggaggacaatgagatcatctttactgagatgatcagctccatggagaaaaagcgctcaGAGGTGACGGagatgatcagagctcaggagaaggcTGAACTGAGTCGAACTGAACGACTCCTGgagcaactggagcaggagattgatGATCTTCAGAGGAGATTCATTGAGATTGAgaagatttcacacacacatgatcacatccatttcctccag ACTTTAGCTTCTGGACCTCAGTCTCATCTATTACACAGACCAAATTTTAACACATCCGGCATCAGGGTCTCTCAAAATCTGTCATTTGACAGAGTGAAGAATTCTCTCTCAGACCTGAAGAAGAGACTGGAGGAATtctgtgaggaggaattcaACAGAATCCGTCCACATG TTGCAGCAGTTAATATTATTTCACCATCGGAGCTACAGAGCAGAAAAGAATTTCTCAAAT atttctgtcATCTGACTCTGGATCCTAACACGGCAAATCATAACCTTGTTCTGACTGACAAGAACAGAGCAGTGAGATACAGTGAGAAAACACTGCCTTACTGTGATCATCCATTGAAATTTGACTCCTGCCttcaggtgttgtgtaaggaaaGTTTAagtggacgctgttactgggaggtggagtggagcgGAGATGGAGGTGTGTCCATATCAGTCTCGTATAAAGACATCAGGAGGAAAGGAGATAGTAATGAGTGTACCTTTGGACTCAACAATAAGTCCTGGAGTCTGTGGtgttcttcatctctctctttctatcacaaCGACATTAAGACTGAGTTCGGTGTTCCTTCTCCgtccagaataggagtgtatgtggatcacaatgcaggaactctgtccttctacgttgtctctgacaccatgaagctcctccacagagtccacaccacattcactcagcctctatacgctggGTTTGGGGTTCATAGAGTAATTGTTAAGTTATCCGATTCAAAATAG
- the LOC113648461 gene encoding E3 ubiquitin-protein ligase TRIM16-like, translating to MAEASISVDQDQFICPVCLDLLKDPVTLSCGHSFCKVCINGCWDQEDQKDVYSCPQCRDTFTPRPVLRRNNMLAEVVEKLKKKTEVQAASPAHCYAGPGDVECDFCTGRKYKAIKSCLVCVASFCETHLKPHLESPALKKHTVIEASGNIQEKICPEHNEVLKIFCRTDQRCICSLCLLDKHKGHDVVSVAAGRAEKQSELKKEKMKFQQRLQKKQKKVQELKQAVNTIKLNAQTAVEDNEIIFTEMISFMEKKRSEVTEMIRAQEKAELSRTERLLEQLEQEIDDLQRRVTELEKLSHTHDHIHFLQTLASGRQSPLLHRPNFNTSSIRVSQHLSFDRVKNSLSDLKKRLEEFCEEEFNKIRPHVAAVYIISLSELQSREKFLKYFCSLTLDPNTTHRNLILSEKNRAVTVSEIEQKYSDHPERFDCWEQMLCKESVCGRCNWEVEWRGDGVYIAVSYKDISKKQDSIECVFGRNKQSWSLQCSSTSLSFYHNNIMTDLRVPSSPRIGVYVDHSAGTLSFYRVSDTMKLLHRVHTTFTQPLYAGFTLSLLSKVRLCDPQ from the exons ATGGCTGAGGCgagtatttcagtagatcaggaTCAGTTCatctgtccagtgtgtctggatctcctgaaggaTCCGGTGACTCTCtcctgtggtcacagtttctgtaaggtgtgtattaatggctgctgggatcaggaggatcagaaggacgtctacagctgtcctcagtgcagagacactttcacaccaaggcctgttctacgcagaaacaacatgctggctgaggtggtggagaaactgaagaagaagactgaagtccaagctgcttctcctgctcactgttatgctggacctggagatgtggagtgtgatttctgcacAGGGAGGAAATACAAAGCCATCAAGTCCTGTCTAGTGTGTGTGGCTTCATTTTGTGAAACTCATCTCAAACCTCATCTTGAAAGTCCTGCtttgaaaaaacacacagtaatTGAAGCCTCTGGAAATATACAAGAGAAGATCTGCCCTGAACACAATGAAGTTCTGAAGATCTTCTGTCGTACTGATCAGAGATGTATTTGCTCTTTGTGCTTGTTGGATAAACATAAAGGCCATGACGTTGTATCAGTTGCAGCAGGAAGAGCtgagaaacag AGTGAGTTaaagaaggagaagatgaaattccagcagagactccagaagaagcagaagaaggtgcaggagctgaaacaggctgtgaacactataaag ctcaatgcacagacagcagtggaggacaatgagatcatctttactgagatgatcagcttcatggagaaaaagcgctcggaggtgacggagatgatcagagctcaggagaaggcTGAACTGAGTCGAACTGAACGACTCCTGgagcaactggagcaggagattgatGATCTacagaggagagtcactgagctggagaagctttcacacacacatgatcacatccatttcctccag ACTTTAGCTTCTGGACGTCAGTCTCCTCTATTACACAGACCAAATTTTAACACATCCAGCATCAGGGTCTCTCAACATCTGTCATTTGACAGAGTGAAGAATTCTCTCTCAGACCTGAAGAAGAGACTGGAGGAATtctgtgaggaggaattcaacaaaatccGTCCACATG TTGCAGCAGTTTATATTATTTCACTATCGGAGCTACAGAGCAGAGAAAAATTTCTCAAAT atttctgttctctgactcTGGATCCCAACACGACACATCGTAacctcattctgtctgagaagaacagagcaGTGACTGTCAGTGAGATAGAGCAGAagtactctgatcatccagaaAGATTTGACTGTTGGGAACAgatgttgtgtaaggagagtgtgtgtggacgctgtaactgggaggtggagtggcGCGGTGATGGTGTGTACATAGCAGTCTCATATAAAGACATCAGCAAGAAACAAGACAgtattgagtgtgtgtttggacgCAACAAACAGTCCTGGAGTCTACAATGTTCTTCTACATCCCTCTCTTTCTATCACAACAACATTATGACTGATCTCAGAGTTCCATCATCccccagaataggagtgtatgtggatcacagtgcaggaactctgtccttctaccgtgtctctgacaccatgaagctcctccacagagtccacaccacattcactcagcctctatatgCTGGGTTTACACTTAGTCTCCTGTCAAAAGTGAGGTTGTGTGATCCACAATAA